Proteins encoded together in one Orrella marina window:
- the hpf gene encoding ribosome hibernation-promoting factor, HPF/YfiA family, with the protein MNLQITGHHLEVTPAIREYIETKLERVTRHFDHVIDTKVMLSVEPLKHRAEITMHVRGKDIHCESAQENLYAAIDILIDKIDRKVVQHKNKTQSHAHEPAKRQFVDEDVLN; encoded by the coding sequence ATGAATCTGCAGATCACAGGACATCATCTGGAAGTTACCCCCGCTATACGCGAATACATCGAAACGAAACTCGAGCGGGTCACCAGACATTTCGATCATGTGATCGACACCAAAGTGATGCTGTCGGTCGAACCACTCAAGCACCGGGCAGAAATCACGATGCACGTGCGAGGCAAGGACATCCATTGCGAGTCCGCTCAGGAGAACCTGTATGCAGCAATCGACATTCTGATCGACAAGATCGACCGAAAGGTTGTCCAGCACAAGAACAAGACTCAGAGCCACGCTCACGAGCCTGCAAAACGTCAGTTCGTTGACGAAGATGTGCTCAACTAA
- the lptA gene encoding lipopolysaccharide transport periplasmic protein LptA yields MKKPLLTAALLLSMSLGGTAFAQTGFLDSATSGDGAQEDPATQILSDTLTYNDTSKTSRFTGNVIMTRGPLTMTADQLDLKEDDEGFQYGTATVAAGKRVYIRQENPAKFEVLVGLGERAEYDGRHETFDLIDRALLVRFICGRPFDTISGERVRYDQKSDTYRAFGGPGSENPQGRVRSIAQPRSKIDAAIEACSKLQASGASIPEVPRMQ; encoded by the coding sequence ATGAAAAAGCCGCTTTTAACGGCCGCACTGCTGCTGAGCATGTCTCTGGGCGGAACGGCTTTCGCGCAGACGGGCTTTCTTGACAGTGCGACATCGGGCGACGGAGCACAGGAAGACCCTGCAACCCAGATCCTGTCCGACACACTGACCTACAACGACACCAGCAAGACAAGCCGGTTTACCGGAAATGTGATCATGACCCGTGGTCCGCTGACGATGACCGCCGACCAGCTTGACCTGAAGGAAGATGACGAAGGTTTCCAGTACGGCACAGCGACCGTTGCCGCGGGTAAGCGAGTCTATATCCGTCAGGAGAACCCGGCGAAGTTCGAGGTGCTGGTCGGGCTGGGAGAGCGAGCAGAGTACGACGGCAGGCATGAAACGTTTGATTTGATCGACAGGGCGCTACTGGTTCGCTTTATCTGCGGCAGGCCGTTTGACACCATCAGCGGAGAACGCGTCAGGTATGACCAGAAATCCGATACTTACCGTGCGTTTGGAGGCCCGGGGTCAGAGAACCCGCAAGGGCGGGTACGCTCAATTGCTCAGCCACGCAGCAAGATTGATGCTGCCATCGAGGCTTGTAGCAAACTGCAGGCATCCGGCGCCAGCATTCCCGAAGTTCCCCGAATGCAGTGA
- a CDS encoding septal ring lytic transglycosylase RlpA family protein produces MMAARLIRIANTGLILALALVLAACSGGRGGRGGGYYMDDGPPRNPPSNLDSVPDAVPRIEPLASGPNRPYTVMGKRYVPDTSERPYRRRGMASWYGKKFHGNPTSNGERYDMYAMTAAHTTLPIPSYVRVTRISNGRSVIVRVNDRGPFLHSRVIDLSYAAAHKLGMVGPGSAEVLVERITPDEIRAGTWDGSGGTFSVQAPPSATPVSMQSIPASTGSGGIFLQIGAFRDLNNARALASRAAGSAPPGKTVEIDQRTPGIYRVRIGPFESRDSALREASPIHRSIGVMPSISTL; encoded by the coding sequence ATGATGGCTGCCAGGCTAATCCGTATCGCGAATACTGGCTTGATTCTTGCACTCGCGCTGGTTCTGGCCGCATGCTCAGGCGGACGAGGGGGCAGAGGTGGCGGCTACTACATGGACGACGGCCCGCCTCGCAACCCACCGTCAAATCTGGATTCTGTTCCGGATGCTGTGCCAAGAATCGAGCCGCTAGCCAGCGGGCCAAACCGTCCATACACAGTTATGGGCAAGCGATACGTGCCAGACACCAGCGAACGCCCCTATCGAAGGCGCGGGATGGCGTCCTGGTATGGCAAAAAATTCCACGGCAATCCGACCTCGAATGGTGAGCGTTACGACATGTACGCGATGACGGCTGCTCACACGACTCTGCCGATTCCAAGCTATGTGCGGGTGACCCGGATCTCCAACGGCCGAAGCGTCATTGTCCGTGTCAACGATCGTGGTCCGTTTCTTCATAGCAGAGTGATTGACCTGTCTTACGCTGCAGCCCACAAACTCGGGATGGTCGGTCCGGGCAGTGCTGAAGTCCTTGTCGAGCGGATCACCCCAGACGAGATTCGGGCAGGGACATGGGACGGATCTGGTGGAACATTTTCAGTACAGGCCCCACCATCAGCGACCCCTGTCTCGATGCAGTCCATTCCTGCCTCAACGGGTTCTGGTGGCATATTTCTTCAGATCGGCGCATTTCGCGATCTGAACAATGCCCGCGCGCTGGCAAGCCGGGCCGCTGGCAGCGCTCCGCCTGGCAAGACAGTTGAGATAGATCAGCGCACACCGGGCATCTACAGAGTGCGAATCGGACCGTTCGAGAGCAGGGACTCGGCCTTGCGTGAGGCCAGTCCCATTCATCGGTCAATCGGTGTCATGCCCAGCATCTCGACCCTTTGA
- the lptB gene encoding LPS export ABC transporter ATP-binding protein, with protein MPTLNTEPAARQGRLAAVGLRKSYGGRMVVQDVSLSVDSGEVVGLLGPNGAGKTTSFYMIVGLVRAEAGRISIDGTPITSMPIHQRARRGLSYLPQDASVFRRLTVEQNIRAVLELQRDEHGKRIGRKEIGTRLEQLLDELQIGHLRDNSALSLSGGERRRVEIARALATSPRFILLDEPFAGVDPIAVIEIQRIVRFLKGRNIGVLITDHNVRETLGICDRAYIISEGTVLTNGKPADIVEDEVVRRVYLGEHFRM; from the coding sequence ATGCCCACCCTGAACACAGAGCCGGCAGCCAGGCAAGGCAGGCTTGCCGCCGTTGGACTGCGCAAGTCTTACGGCGGCAGAATGGTCGTTCAGGACGTTTCACTTTCAGTTGACAGCGGGGAAGTTGTCGGTCTGCTTGGTCCCAATGGTGCTGGCAAAACGACCAGTTTTTACATGATCGTTGGGCTGGTCCGTGCGGAAGCAGGTCGGATATCGATCGATGGTACGCCGATCACAAGCATGCCTATCCATCAGCGTGCGAGACGCGGGCTTTCCTACCTGCCCCAGGATGCTTCGGTGTTCCGGCGACTGACAGTCGAACAAAACATCAGGGCCGTGCTTGAGCTGCAACGCGACGAGCACGGGAAACGTATTGGTCGCAAGGAAATCGGGACCCGGCTCGAGCAACTTCTGGATGAGTTGCAGATTGGCCACTTGCGTGACAACAGTGCTCTTTCATTGTCAGGTGGCGAAAGAAGACGTGTCGAGATCGCCAGAGCACTCGCAACCAGTCCGCGCTTCATTCTTCTGGATGAGCCTTTTGCTGGCGTGGACCCCATCGCAGTGATCGAGATCCAGCGGATCGTGCGATTTCTCAAAGGCCGCAACATTGGTGTCCTGATTACTGACCACAACGTACGCGAAACACTGGGCATTTGTGATCGGGCTTACATCATCAGTGAGGGAACGGTCCTCACGAATGGCAAGCCCGCTGACATCGTCGAAGACGAGGTTGTTCGCAGGGTTTATCTCGGGGAACATTTCCGGATGTAA
- a CDS encoding KdsC family phosphatase, translating to MTEQVSHPAEALILARAPASVIQRAASVRLMVFDVDGILTDGSLWYSEQGEMLKRFNVLDGHGLKMLATSGVKVALITARQGPIVAMRAAELGIGDVTQGARDKGLALTTLASQHEIALEHVGYMGDDIIDMPALQRAGFAVTVPNAPAYVAQGAHWTTQVPGGHGAVRECCDLILAAQGRLGAQFRPDRVIPGGVTQ from the coding sequence ATGACTGAACAAGTTTCCCATCCCGCTGAAGCACTCATCCTCGCACGGGCTCCTGCCAGTGTTATACAGCGTGCCGCAAGCGTTCGGCTCATGGTTTTCGATGTCGACGGCATTCTGACCGACGGCAGTCTCTGGTACTCCGAGCAAGGCGAAATGCTCAAGCGGTTCAATGTCCTTGACGGACATGGCCTCAAGATGCTGGCCACCAGCGGAGTGAAGGTCGCGTTGATCACCGCCCGTCAGGGTCCTATCGTGGCCATGCGGGCAGCCGAACTCGGTATTGGCGATGTCACTCAGGGCGCACGAGACAAAGGTCTGGCGCTGACCACACTGGCCTCACAGCATGAGATTGCACTGGAGCATGTCGGTTACATGGGAGACGACATCATTGACATGCCTGCCCTCCAGCGAGCAGGATTTGCCGTCACGGTGCCCAATGCGCCAGCCTACGTTGCGCAAGGCGCGCACTGGACGACTCAGGTTCCGGGTGGACATGGCGCAGTGAGAGAGTGCTGCGACCTGATCCTGGCTGCGCAGGGCCGGCTCGGCGCACAGTTTCGTCCTGACCGGGTGATTCCGGGTGGCGTGACCCAATGA
- a CDS encoding nucleotidyltransferase family protein — translation MNQESFSLSHVPSRIGGLLLAAGRGRRFDPDGKQQKLRARLAHGEVLVVASASRLLPWVDHLTVVVGPHSSGLVREFAGLAVNVVVCSQADAGPGATLRCGLRASARAVASEPPDGWLIALGDMPFIAPDTYRLMCARLMDGIAARRSAVWRPTYADRPGHPVAVSATAVDRYLLQQAHPGKGEMPGLAALWRKEPELLQQIPVSDDGCIRDVDRPQDLL, via the coding sequence ATGAACCAGGAATCTTTTTCATTATCCCACGTGCCATCGAGGATTGGCGGTTTGCTGCTTGCTGCCGGTCGAGGTCGTCGCTTTGACCCTGACGGAAAGCAACAGAAGCTGCGTGCCCGTCTTGCACACGGAGAGGTGCTTGTTGTTGCGAGTGCCAGTCGGCTGTTGCCGTGGGTCGATCACCTGACTGTGGTCGTCGGACCACACAGCAGCGGATTGGTGAGGGAGTTTGCCGGCCTGGCCGTGAATGTGGTGGTCTGTTCGCAGGCAGACGCAGGACCAGGTGCGACGCTGCGTTGCGGGCTGCGGGCCAGTGCCAGGGCGGTTGCCAGTGAGCCGCCAGACGGGTGGCTGATCGCGCTGGGCGATATGCCATTTATTGCCCCTGACACCTATCGTCTGATGTGTGCGCGGTTGATGGACGGTATCGCTGCACGCCGGTCTGCTGTCTGGCGTCCGACCTATGCTGACAGGCCAGGCCATCCTGTGGCGGTGTCAGCTACTGCAGTGGATCGCTATCTTTTGCAGCAGGCTCATCCGGGTAAAGGTGAGATGCCGGGGCTGGCTGCCTTGTGGCGCAAGGAGCCTGAGTTGTTACAGCAGATACCGGTCAGTGACGACGGATGTATCCGGGATGTCGATCGGCCGCAGGACCTGCTCTGA
- the rapZ gene encoding RNase adapter RapZ, which produces MDEPQVKFILLTGISGAGKSVALKYLEDVGYACVDNLPVTLLDHFIETTQRAGETRVAVAIDARSPGNLRSLPDILRRHRLQGLSIRVLFLDADDITLVQRYSESRRRHPLSRRLTDSGQAPGLHACIQQERELLDPLRNQEHVIDTSGLTPSQLRHWMQELVGQSRQRVIMTIESFAFKIGSPRDADLVFDVRCLPNPHYEPALKPLTGRDPAVIAWLEQFGEVREMVNDIEQFVRKWLPRYTTDTRAYFTIAIGCTGGQHRSVYVVEQLAQRFVDISNLLVRHRNRPEFS; this is translated from the coding sequence ATGGATGAACCTCAAGTCAAGTTCATTCTGCTGACCGGCATCTCTGGTGCAGGCAAGTCTGTTGCTCTCAAGTATCTTGAAGACGTCGGCTATGCCTGTGTCGACAATCTGCCCGTCACACTCCTGGACCACTTCATCGAGACCACTCAGAGAGCGGGCGAGACGCGTGTGGCTGTAGCAATCGACGCACGCTCTCCTGGCAACCTGCGATCCCTTCCTGACATCTTGCGGCGCCACCGACTGCAAGGACTCTCGATCCGGGTACTGTTTCTCGACGCTGACGACATCACGCTAGTGCAGCGGTATTCGGAATCCCGACGCCGACATCCCCTCTCCAGGCGACTGACTGATAGCGGCCAGGCACCTGGACTACACGCTTGCATTCAGCAGGAGCGTGAGTTGCTCGACCCGTTGCGCAACCAGGAGCACGTGATCGACACCTCCGGCCTGACGCCGTCCCAGTTGCGTCACTGGATGCAGGAACTAGTAGGCCAGAGTAGACAGCGCGTGATCATGACGATCGAGTCTTTTGCTTTCAAGATCGGATCTCCTCGCGATGCTGACCTGGTGTTCGACGTGCGTTGTCTTCCCAACCCTCATTACGAACCGGCCCTGAAACCCTTGACAGGGCGTGACCCCGCGGTCATCGCCTGGCTCGAGCAATTCGGCGAGGTCAGAGAGATGGTCAATGACATCGAACAATTCGTACGCAAGTGGCTCCCCAGGTACACGACGGACACCCGCGCCTACTTCACAATCGCGATCGGATGTACGGGCGGCCAGCATCGCTCGGTTTACGTGGTTGAGCAGCTAGCCCAACGTTTCGTGGACATTTCTAATCTGCTGGTGAGACACCGAAACCGCCCAGAGTTTTCCTGA
- the purT gene encoding formate-dependent phosphoribosylglycinamide formyltransferase: MSLPDTPVWGTPLSPVALKVMTLGSGELGKEVIIALQRLGVEVIAVDRYPNAPGHQVAHHAVVVDMTDRQALQAVIDQYQPHVIVPEIEAIATDLLVEIEGKNGLRVTPTARAAQLTMNREGIRRLAAQTLGLETSDFRFADTLQELRDGVAAVGFPCVVKPVMSSSGKGQSLLRSDADIESAWSRAQTAGRTGAGRVIVEGWIDFEYEITLLTVRARNPDGDVQTYFCEPIGHRQVDGDYVESWQPQPMNPKALERAREIALAVTSNLGGLGIFGVELFVKGDQVWFSEVSPRPHDTGLVTLAAQVQSEFELHARALLGLPVDVTLRSPAASSVIYGGVDADAVVFEGMAQALAIPGTDLRLFGKPQSFVKRRLGVAVAAAADVQIARENALEASSNIYVRAAG, translated from the coding sequence ATGTCTTTGCCTGATACCCCTGTCTGGGGCACTCCGCTGAGTCCTGTTGCCCTCAAAGTCATGACCCTCGGCTCGGGGGAGCTTGGCAAGGAGGTCATCATTGCCTTGCAACGATTAGGCGTGGAAGTCATCGCCGTGGATCGGTACCCCAACGCACCGGGTCATCAGGTTGCCCATCACGCGGTGGTCGTCGATATGACCGACAGACAGGCGTTGCAGGCGGTGATCGACCAGTACCAGCCACATGTCATCGTACCGGAGATCGAAGCAATCGCGACTGATCTTCTGGTTGAAATCGAGGGAAAGAACGGACTTCGAGTGACCCCGACTGCACGCGCGGCACAATTGACTATGAACCGCGAGGGAATTCGTCGTCTGGCTGCGCAAACGCTTGGACTGGAAACCTCGGACTTCCGGTTTGCTGATACTTTGCAAGAACTACGTGACGGCGTTGCCGCTGTCGGGTTTCCCTGTGTGGTCAAGCCTGTGATGTCTTCTTCCGGTAAAGGGCAGAGTCTGCTTAGAAGTGACGCCGATATCGAGTCTGCTTGGTCCAGGGCGCAGACAGCCGGACGGACCGGGGCCGGGCGTGTGATTGTGGAAGGCTGGATCGACTTCGAGTACGAGATCACGCTGTTGACCGTCCGGGCCCGTAACCCGGACGGTGATGTCCAGACGTATTTCTGTGAGCCGATCGGGCACAGACAGGTTGATGGTGATTATGTCGAGAGCTGGCAGCCCCAGCCCATGAATCCGAAGGCGCTCGAGCGTGCGAGAGAGATCGCGCTGGCTGTGACCAGCAATCTGGGCGGACTGGGGATTTTTGGGGTGGAGTTGTTTGTCAAGGGCGATCAGGTCTGGTTCTCGGAGGTCAGCCCTCGCCCCCATGATACGGGTCTTGTGACGCTGGCTGCCCAGGTGCAGAGCGAGTTCGAACTGCATGCGAGGGCGTTGCTCGGGTTGCCAGTCGATGTCACGCTTCGCTCACCGGCGGCCAGCAGTGTCATTTACGGGGGAGTCGATGCCGATGCCGTGGTGTTTGAAGGCATGGCCCAGGCACTGGCGATCCCGGGCACCGATCTGCGGCTGTTCGGTAAACCGCAGTCCTTTGTGAAACGCCGGCTTGGCGTGGCTGTTGCTGCCGCAGCCGATGTTCAGATCGCTCGCGAGAACGCGCTGGAAGCCTCGTCAAACATCTACGTGCGGGCTGCCGGCTGA
- a CDS encoding KpsF/GutQ family sugar-phosphate isomerase → MREELEIRNNAEPILADGKRTLEIESLAIKSLSERLGPPFVTAVRALLDCRGRIIVSGLGKSGHIARKIAATLSSTGTPSLFMHAAEALHGDLGTMTREDLLVAISYSGSGQEWQAIVPGARRLGITVIAITGNPESELARLSDHCLDIAVQSEACPLNLAPTTSTTVTLALGDALAVACLNARQFNAHDFARAHPGGTLGRRLLTRVADVMRTGPAMPVVQSTASITETLEEMSRKGMGMTAVVDENGQAVGIFTDGDLRRLLEQKGDVRSLSVTAGMTANPQLIDALAMAIDAAKIMDDRKITQLLVADTHGKLAGALHMHDLMHAKII, encoded by the coding sequence ATGAGAGAAGAATTAGAAATCCGCAACAATGCCGAGCCGATCCTTGCCGACGGCAAGCGAACCCTGGAAATCGAAAGTCTGGCCATCAAATCCCTGAGTGAACGGCTGGGTCCGCCATTCGTGACCGCCGTCCGGGCGCTACTGGACTGCCGGGGACGCATCATCGTAAGTGGGCTGGGCAAGTCTGGACATATCGCCAGAAAAATTGCTGCCACACTGAGCTCGACCGGCACGCCCTCACTTTTCATGCACGCCGCAGAAGCGCTGCATGGCGATCTGGGCACCATGACCCGTGAGGACTTGCTGGTCGCGATTTCGTACTCGGGATCAGGACAGGAATGGCAGGCGATCGTGCCCGGCGCAAGAAGACTCGGCATCACCGTCATCGCCATCACAGGCAATCCTGAGTCCGAGCTGGCTCGACTATCTGATCACTGCCTGGACATTGCGGTGCAGAGCGAGGCGTGTCCGCTGAATCTTGCCCCCACAACCAGCACGACCGTCACACTTGCGCTCGGTGATGCACTGGCAGTCGCCTGCCTGAATGCGCGCCAGTTCAACGCACACGATTTTGCGCGCGCGCATCCGGGTGGCACCCTTGGCCGGCGTCTGCTGACCCGGGTTGCCGATGTCATGCGCACTGGCCCGGCCATGCCCGTAGTGCAGTCAACCGCCTCAATCACCGAAACTCTGGAAGAAATGTCACGCAAGGGCATGGGCATGACAGCTGTTGTCGACGAAAACGGACAAGCTGTCGGTATCTTTACAGACGGCGACCTCAGGCGCCTGCTGGAACAAAAGGGGGACGTTCGCAGTCTGTCAGTGACTGCGGGCATGACAGCTAATCCCCAGCTGATCGATGCTCTGGCCATGGCCATTGATGCCGCCAAGATCATGGACGATCGCAAGATCACCCAGTTGCTGGTTGCCGATACACACGGCAAGCTTGCCGGCGCCCTTCACATGCACGATTTGATGCACGCAAAGATCATATGA
- the lptC gene encoding LPS export ABC transporter periplasmic protein LptC, with protein MKDRLPTIASILILIALVIGTWIAAEYTTRAVELDAPARATHDPDTWARNVTIIRTNETGLAYNRLEGDYMEHFPDDDSYEIQLPRAFNMQPDSPVTVATSNTAAILDQGDRILMKGDAVMIRLGDEQTEPLNITSDEIHLLAEEDVAYTELPAVAVRGMSRLSGTGMHYDNKTRELNVYKSSDLEIAPRMTQEGSESE; from the coding sequence ATGAAGGACCGATTGCCCACCATTGCATCAATCCTGATTCTGATTGCTCTTGTGATCGGAACCTGGATTGCTGCCGAGTACACCACACGAGCCGTGGAGCTTGATGCACCGGCTCGGGCCACGCACGACCCCGACACATGGGCACGTAACGTCACCATCATCCGCACGAACGAAACAGGATTGGCATATAACCGGCTGGAAGGTGACTACATGGAGCACTTTCCGGATGACGACTCCTACGAGATCCAGCTCCCGAGAGCCTTCAACATGCAGCCCGATTCACCGGTAACTGTTGCGACCTCCAACACAGCAGCCATACTGGATCAAGGTGACCGCATCCTGATGAAGGGCGATGCGGTCATGATCCGGCTCGGCGACGAGCAGACCGAGCCGCTAAACATCACCAGCGATGAAATCCACCTGCTTGCCGAAGAGGATGTCGCCTACACTGAGCTACCCGCGGTCGCTGTACGCGGCATGTCCCGCCTGTCGGGTACCGGCATGCACTATGACAACAAGACTCGCGAACTCAATGTCTACAAATCGAGCGACCTTGAGATAGCGCCTCGGATGACACAAGAGGGGAGTGAATCAGAATGA
- the ptsN gene encoding PTS IIA-like nitrogen regulatory protein PtsN — MNLLSQFLPPDNIVLDVPVTSKKRALEQIALLLENNHGLERSGVFDSLFARERLGSTGLGHGVAIPHGRIKNLSKPCAAFARLSQAVSFDAPDGEPVDLLLVIIVPEEATQQHLDILAEVARRLSDDSVLESLRQATQPSAVYDLLTRPGESDDD; from the coding sequence ATGAATCTTCTGTCGCAATTCCTCCCCCCCGATAACATCGTTCTGGACGTACCGGTCACCAGCAAGAAGCGAGCGCTCGAGCAGATTGCCCTCTTACTGGAAAACAACCACGGCCTGGAACGTTCTGGTGTTTTTGACAGCCTGTTTGCGCGTGAACGCCTGGGCTCCACGGGTCTCGGCCATGGTGTCGCGATTCCTCATGGGCGCATCAAGAACCTCAGCAAGCCTTGTGCCGCATTTGCAAGGTTGTCCCAGGCAGTATCATTCGATGCACCTGACGGAGAACCGGTTGATCTGTTGCTCGTGATCATCGTCCCTGAAGAAGCGACGCAGCAACACCTGGACATCCTGGCAGAAGTTGCACGCCGCCTGTCTGATGACTCCGTCCTTGAGTCGTTGCGTCAGGCAACACAACCTTCCGCAGTTTACGATCTGCTCACACGACCAGGTGAGTCCGACGACGACTGA
- the ilvA gene encoding threonine ammonia-lyase, biosynthetic — protein MSTDYLKRILTSRVYDVAIQTPLEKAKALSERTGNTVLFKREDTQPVFSFKLRGAYNKMALLSPAARARGVIAASAGNHAQGVALAASRLGCRAVIVMPTTTPPVKIEAVRRLGAETVLFGDSFTDAYEKATELEKAEQLTFVHPFDDPDVIAGQGTIAMEILHQHPDSIDAVFVAIGGGGLIAGVAAYIKQLRPEIKVIGVQTEDSDAMIRSIRAGKRIRLNDVGLFSDGTAVKQVGVETFKLVKEFVDDFVTVDTDEICAGIKDVFQDTRNILEPAGALAIAGAKRYMSEHRWQGKTVVAIACGANMNFDRLRFVAERAEVGEAKEALFAITLPEERGSFRQLCELVGPRNVTEFNYRISDAEKAHVFVGIQIGNPKEPERIASEFEKKSFPTIDLTHNEMAKTHLRHMVGGRSGLADNELLYRFEFPERPGALMRFLNTMNPDWNISLFHYRNQGADYGQILVGIQVPPGQKTRFKAFLSEIGYPHWNETDNPAYRLFL, from the coding sequence ATGTCTACTGATTACCTGAAACGCATCCTGACATCCAGAGTGTATGACGTTGCCATCCAGACACCGCTGGAAAAGGCCAAAGCACTTTCGGAGAGAACGGGCAATACTGTACTGTTCAAACGCGAAGACACCCAGCCCGTCTTCAGTTTCAAGCTTCGTGGTGCCTACAACAAGATGGCACTTCTGAGTCCGGCGGCACGAGCGCGCGGCGTGATCGCTGCATCAGCGGGCAATCACGCACAAGGTGTTGCGCTGGCGGCCTCCAGACTAGGCTGTCGGGCAGTCATAGTGATGCCAACCACGACGCCTCCGGTGAAGATTGAGGCCGTCAGACGTTTAGGTGCCGAGACAGTGTTGTTCGGAGACAGTTTCACCGATGCCTACGAAAAAGCCACCGAGCTGGAGAAAGCCGAACAGTTGACCTTTGTTCACCCGTTCGACGATCCGGACGTCATTGCCGGTCAGGGCACGATCGCGATGGAGATACTGCACCAGCATCCGGACTCAATCGACGCAGTGTTCGTGGCCATTGGCGGTGGCGGACTGATTGCAGGAGTTGCCGCGTATATCAAGCAGCTACGCCCGGAGATCAAAGTGATCGGCGTGCAGACCGAGGACTCGGACGCCATGATTCGCAGTATCAGGGCCGGCAAGCGGATTCGGCTCAACGACGTCGGACTTTTCTCGGACGGTACCGCAGTCAAGCAAGTCGGCGTGGAAACCTTCAAACTGGTAAAAGAGTTTGTTGACGACTTTGTGACAGTCGACACGGACGAGATCTGCGCGGGCATCAAAGACGTGTTTCAGGATACGCGCAACATTCTCGAACCGGCTGGTGCACTGGCGATCGCAGGCGCCAAGCGTTACATGAGCGAACATCGCTGGCAGGGAAAAACCGTGGTGGCGATCGCCTGCGGTGCCAACATGAATTTCGACCGGTTGCGGTTTGTCGCTGAAAGAGCAGAAGTGGGTGAGGCCAAAGAGGCTTTGTTTGCGATCACCTTGCCGGAAGAGCGTGGCAGTTTCCGGCAACTATGCGAACTGGTCGGTCCGCGAAATGTGACAGAGTTCAATTACCGCATTTCAGATGCCGAGAAAGCGCACGTGTTTGTCGGCATCCAGATCGGCAATCCAAAAGAGCCCGAACGTATTGCAAGCGAGTTTGAGAAAAAGAGCTTCCCGACCATTGACCTGACTCACAACGAAATGGCCAAAACCCACCTCCGCCACATGGTGGGTGGCCGCAGTGGTCTGGCCGACAATGAGTTGCTGTATCGATTCGAGTTTCCGGAAAGGCCGGGCGCCCTGATGCGGTTTCTCAACACCATGAATCCGGACTGGAACATCAGCCTGTTCCACTACCGTAATCAGGGAGCAGATTACGGTCAGATTCTGGTCGGCATTCAGGTACCTCCAGGCCAGAAAACGCGCTTCAAGGCATTTCTGAGCGAAATCGGATACCCGCACTGGAATGAAACGGATAACCCTGCATACCGGCTATTTCTGTGA
- a CDS encoding YqaA family protein translates to MLAGAGLAGLFVTGLVASTLLPLASEPVMVAYLLANPDIARWMPVLAIGLGNTLGGVITYLMGRGLRLAWLRWRPDDAPEGKVAARARASVERFGPLALVMSWLPVIGDPLCLIAGSLRLSFQACVFWIALGKFGRYATLAWLTPVI, encoded by the coding sequence ATGCTCGCGGGAGCCGGTCTGGCAGGTTTGTTCGTGACAGGGCTGGTTGCCTCCACGCTGTTACCGCTCGCATCCGAGCCTGTGATGGTCGCCTATTTGCTCGCCAATCCTGATATTGCGAGGTGGATGCCGGTACTTGCGATCGGACTAGGTAACACGCTCGGTGGTGTCATTACCTATCTGATGGGACGAGGGCTGAGATTGGCCTGGTTGAGGTGGCGGCCTGATGATGCACCTGAAGGCAAGGTGGCTGCCCGGGCAAGAGCCAGCGTGGAGCGGTTTGGCCCACTGGCTCTGGTGATGTCATGGCTGCCGGTCATTGGAGACCCTTTGTGTCTGATTGCAGGGAGTCTGCGACTGTCCTTCCAGGCGTGTGTATTCTGGATTGCGCTGGGCAAGTTTGGCCGGTACGCGACGCTCGCCTGGTTGACTCCAGTGATCTGA